The following are from one region of the Candidatus Methylomirabilota bacterium genome:
- a CDS encoding TRAP transporter substrate-binding protein: MSDTVKQVGESMPSPGARRSFLKKAAVAAGAAGAATVGFPMVSRAQTTVLKMQGSWGAKDVFNEFAEDYVKRVNEMAGGRLKIDYLVGGAVVHPFQVLDGVHGGQIDAAHTVTVYWYGKHKAASLFGTGPVFGFNANEGLGWIHNGGGRELFHELQTKIMKVNVISFFVMPMPTQPLGWFKRPVKSAADLKGLKYRTVGLAADLFQAMGVRVSQLPGGEIVPAMERGVIDAFEFNNPTSDRRFGAQDVAKNYMMGSHHQATEYFEIMFNRTKFNALPKEHQAILQYGAEAASSANEWKGMDYYSKDLQDLISKDKVNVIRTPKDVFDAQIKAWDGLIEVLSKDPFMKKVMDSQKAWVKRVVYYGMFNSTDYRGAYEHHFGKVKL; the protein is encoded by the coding sequence ATGAGTGACACGGTCAAGCAGGTGGGCGAGAGCATGCCGTCGCCAGGGGCACGGCGCAGCTTCCTCAAGAAGGCCGCGGTAGCCGCCGGGGCCGCCGGCGCCGCTACGGTCGGCTTCCCGATGGTGTCCCGGGCCCAGACCACGGTACTGAAGATGCAGGGATCCTGGGGCGCCAAGGACGTGTTCAACGAGTTCGCCGAGGACTACGTCAAGCGCGTGAACGAGATGGCGGGCGGCCGCCTCAAGATCGACTATCTCGTCGGCGGCGCGGTGGTCCATCCCTTCCAGGTGCTGGACGGCGTGCACGGCGGCCAGATCGACGCCGCGCACACCGTCACCGTGTACTGGTACGGCAAGCACAAGGCCGCCTCGCTCTTCGGCACCGGCCCCGTGTTCGGCTTCAACGCCAACGAGGGGCTCGGCTGGATTCACAATGGTGGCGGCCGTGAGCTTTTCCATGAGCTGCAGACCAAGATCATGAAGGTCAACGTGATCAGCTTCTTCGTCATGCCGATGCCGACGCAGCCGCTCGGCTGGTTCAAGCGGCCGGTCAAGAGCGCGGCCGACCTCAAGGGCCTGAAGTACCGCACGGTCGGCCTGGCCGCCGACCTCTTCCAGGCCATGGGCGTGAGGGTGTCCCAGCTTCCGGGGGGCGAGATCGTGCCCGCCATGGAGCGCGGGGTCATCGACGCCTTCGAGTTCAACAATCCGACCTCCGACCGCCGCTTCGGAGCCCAGGACGTGGCCAAGAACTACATGATGGGCAGTCACCATCAGGCCACCGAGTACTTCGAGATCATGTTCAACCGGACCAAGTTCAACGCGCTGCCCAAGGAGCACCAGGCCATCCTCCAGTATGGCGCCGAGGCGGCCTCCTCGGCCAACGAGTGGAAGGGGATGGACTACTACTCGAAGGACCTCCAGGACCTGATCAGCAAGGACAAGGTCAACGTCATCCGGACGCCCAAGGACGTGTTCGACGCGCAGATCAAGGCCTGGGACGGTCTGATCGAGGTGCTGAGCAAGGATCCCTTCATGAAGAAGGTCATGGATTCCCAGAAGGCCTGGGTGAAGCGCGTGGTGTACTACGGTATGTTCAACTCCACTGACTACCGCGGCGCCTACGAGCATCACTTCGGCAAGGTGAAGCTGTAA
- a CDS encoding TRAP transporter small permease subunit, producing the protein MSRFLLFIDSLSTWVGKAFAWLILVLTFGVSYEVFMRYALNAPTTWAFDISYITYGALFLMAGAYTLSRNGHVRGDVMYRFWRPRLQAAMDLALYIVFYLPGVLAFIYSGWSYAAMSIRFREVSIFSPAGVPVFPLKTLIPVTGVLLLAQGVAEIIRCILCLRSGQWPQRLHDVEETEAVLMRERQRQAREGAPPTSAHEATGV; encoded by the coding sequence ATGAGTCGCTTTCTCCTCTTCATCGATTCCCTCAGCACCTGGGTCGGCAAGGCCTTCGCTTGGCTGATCCTTGTCCTCACCTTCGGGGTCAGCTACGAGGTGTTCATGCGCTACGCCCTGAACGCGCCGACCACCTGGGCCTTCGACATCAGCTACATCACCTACGGCGCCCTGTTCCTGATGGCCGGCGCCTACACGCTGTCCCGTAACGGCCACGTGCGCGGCGACGTGATGTACCGGTTCTGGCGGCCGCGGCTGCAGGCCGCCATGGACCTGGCGCTCTACATCGTCTTCTACCTGCCCGGTGTCCTGGCCTTCATCTACTCGGGCTGGAGCTACGCGGCGATGTCCATCCGATTCCGGGAGGTAAGCATCTTCAGCCCGGCCGGGGTGCCGGTGTTCCCGCTCAAGACCTTGATCCCCGTGACCGGCGTGCTCCTGCTCGCGCAGGGGGTCGCCGAGATCATCCGGTGCATCCTGTGCCTCCGTTCGGGCCAGTGGCCGCAGCGCCTGCACGACGTCGAGGAGACCGAGGCGGTCCTGATGCGGGAGCGCCAGCGCCAGGCCCGTGAGGGCGCGCCGCCGACATCCGCCCACGAGGCGACGGGCGTATGA